In Haliaeetus albicilla chromosome 2, bHalAlb1.1, whole genome shotgun sequence, a single genomic region encodes these proteins:
- the GPR141 gene encoding probable G-protein coupled receptor 141: MYKEDFGNMTEENRNSSDSSSAFTHTNTMSAILITSYSVAFAGGGIGSITMLSVLVKMNTLSVTTTAIVNLVVVHSLLLFTVPFRLHYYVNKKWVFKMPFCKMVSAMVHIHMYLTFLFYVITLVIRWLIFFQWKDKVEFYRKLHAIAASAAVWVLVMVFVVPALCLEYGRSGSYNDTVCFKFHKELQQESVKALNYTIIVAVTCITCVLLGLQIFILVKVARKLSTSLWSHQEFWAQVKNLIFICVIIICFLPYHLFRAYYIQHVSDFEQLESYNEVFLSMTALSCLDLLSFVLSGSRLFKQKVGMLRSRLPCC; encoded by the coding sequence ATGTACAAGGAAGATTTCGGGAACATGACTGAAGAGAATAGGAACAGCAGTGACTCCTCCTCTGCCTTCACTCACACCAACACCATGAGTGCCATACTGATTACTTCCTACTCGGTTGCCTTTGCTGGAGGTGGGATTGGGTCCATCACAATGTTGTCTGTGCTGGTCAAGATGAACACTCTGTCCGTGACCACTACAGCCATCGTTAACCTGGTCGTTGTGCAcagcctcctcctcttcacTGTGCCCTTCCGCCTGCACTACTATGTCAACAAGAAGTGGGTATTCAAGATGCCGTTTTGCAAAATGGTGAGTGCAATGGTGCACATCCACATGTACCTGACCTTCCTATTCTACGTGATCACGCTGGTGATCCGGTGGCTCATCTTCTTTCAATGGAAGGACAAGGTGGAGTTTTACAGGAAGCTGCACGCCATTGCAGCAAGCGCTGCTGTGTGGGTCCTTGTCATGGTCTTTGTGGTGCCAGCCTTGTGCTTGGAGTATGGACGCTCAGGCTCATACAATGATACAGTATGCTTTAAGTTCCACAAAGAACTACAGCAGGAGAGTGTGAAAGCCCTGAACTACACCATAATTGTAGCTGTCACCTGCATTACTTGTGTCCTCTTGGGCCTGCAGATTTTCATCCTGGTAAAAGTGGCAAGAAAACTTTCCACCTCCCTCTGGTCACACCAAGAGTTCTGGGCCCAGGTGAAAAACTTGATTTTCATCTGCGTCATCATAATTTGCTTCCTTCCCTATCATCTCTTTAGGGCCTACTACATACAGCATGTGAGTGATTTTGAGCAGTTAGAAAGCTACAATGAAGTTTTTTTGAGTATGACTGCCCTCAGCTGTCTGGACCTGCTGTCGTTCGTGCTGAGTGGAAGCCGCCTCTTCAAGCAAAAAGTGGGTATGCTCCGCAGCAGGTTGCCTTGCTGCTAG